The Camelus dromedarius isolate mCamDro1 chromosome 17, mCamDro1.pat, whole genome shotgun sequence DNA window gagttctttagatattttagatattataCCCTGTTGgtaatatcatttgcaaatattttcatccCATTACGTaggttatctttttattttgttgatagtttcctttggtgTGTGGAAGCCTTTTAGTCTGTTGTAGTCccttttgttgcccttgcctgagAAGACATATCCAAAAAGATATTGCTAAGGCCAGTGTCAGAACATAcagcctgtgttttcttctaggacttttatggtttcaggtcttaaagtcaggtctttaaaccattttgagttaatttttgtatatgatataaGATAGTGGTCTAGTCTCATTCTTTTGCAAATAGCCATCCAGTTTTCcccaccatttactgaagagagtgtcctttctccattgtatgttctttgctcctCTCTCATAAATTGTCCATATGTATGTGGGTTTGTTACTGGGCTGTCAATTCTGTCCTGCTGATATGTGTccatttttctgccaataccatgTTATTTTGATTGCTAAAGGTTTAGTATAATTTggaatcaggaagtgtgatacctccagctttgttctttttttctcaggatttcttTAGCTATTAtatcagggtcttttgtggttccctaCAGATAttaggattttttgttttatttttgtgaaaaatgtcattgggattttgatagggatttcactgaatctgtagattgctttaggtggtatggacattttaacaatgttaattcttttaGTTCATGAGCATgaaatacctttccatttctttgtgtcgtCTTCGGTTTCTTTCaacagtgtcttatagttttcagtgtaggtATTTAACCTTCttggtttaatttattcctagatattctttttgttgtgattgtaaatgggattgttttcttaatttctctatctgctagttcattattagtgtatagaaatgcagcagatttttGTATACTGATTTCATATCCTACAAAttttctgtattcatttattatttctaataatttttttggtagagtcttcaggattttctatgtataaaatcatatcatctgcaaataatgatagttttattttttttcctttccaatttggttgccttctatttccttttcttgtctagTTATCTGACTAGGATATCCAATATCATGTTGAATATGAGTGgcaagagtgagcatccttgtcttgttcctgatcttagaggggtagctttctgtttttcaccgttaagtatgatgttacctgtgggcttgtcatacatggcctttgTTCCCTTGAGGTGTGTTCTTTCTATACCCATTTCattgacagtttttatcataagcgGGTGTGGAATCTCGTCAGGTGCTTTTTCTAcgtctgttgagatgatcataggattttctttttttgatcatGGATTTTTAGTCTTCATTTGGTTGGTGAGGTCtgtcacactgattgatttgcaggtGCTGAACCATCCTCCATCCTtgtcaaactttttttaaagaagaagcagtaaaacattatttccttttctttttcttttctttttaaaaaaatattttaaatcgaagtatagttagttacaatgtgtcaaattctggtgtacagcacaatgtcccagtccgcatatacatacatatattcattttcatattctttttcattaaagttcattacaaggtattgaatatagttgcctgtgctatacagaagaaattctttttttaatctatttttatatatagtgggtaacatttacaaatctcaaactcccaaatttatcccttcccaccccttttcccggtgccttttctttttctgagcaaAATCTTCCCAGAATAcccatataaaatagatgaaagaagAGGTAATCAGGGTTCCAGGAGTCTTGCTCACTTGACTTCACTATTTCCCTTTGTGGTGGTCCAGACACATCTCCATAGAACCTAGGGCTGTTAATGTACAAACTTCTATATAAAAAGGTGCAAAGGTGATTCCTAGAATTGACAGGAAGCACTTTAGTCTGTACAAGAATTATTTatcaagtaagaaaaaaattgtatgacAACTGAAAAGACCTGTTTTTTAGACCACAAGCTGAATCTTGATTTTAGCTCCAAAGTGGAAAATGGAGTGTTAGAGAAAAGGCTTGCTGGCTGTGGACTTGTGGAACTTagcccatttttattttgtattatttatttcacttgAGATCTCCTCTGCGTTTCACAGCACAGCAAACTAAATGTCAGTCAGAATTGCACGTGAGAAATTTGCGCAACAGAATTGTGCTTATTGAGAAAAGGGAGGGACATTAATTTCTATAGTGAGACTGTGGAAGCTGGTGAAAAAACATTGTCGTTTAAGATGTACTTTCGACAGAAAGTGCTTATAGGCTatgggggtttttttctttctgtttagagaTGAGGTGTCGGGGAATTAGCAAAGGCAAGTGTCAGGAAGATGATGATGCAAAATTTAAACCCAGAGCTGTGTAACTCAGGCAGGActttttcctctgttttacaTCCTCAACACAATCTGCCTGGCAGGAAAAAGAAGAGCTTGTAAGACCAACCAGAgcatcttcatgtttattattGGTTAGAAGGTATCCTGTGTGGTTCTAAGACCAAGGTTAAGAGTCTCTAGGGATTACCATTTGTATTGGATGTGAGGGGTGGTGTCCCCCAAATCAAATATTCTATCCTGTTGCCCCCACTAAGCATACTTGAATTGAACCACACACTCCAGTTTTGGTTCAAAAACATGGCCACTGTATCTCTGAGAAGATTTTTGGCAGAGCAGTGGTCTGCAGGTGCCCCAGCATCAGCTTACACAGGCATAACCCATTCTATGGAAGTGGCCTTGGAAAAGATACACTTTCAGAAAAACCAAGATAGTCAAGCTTCTTTGTTTTCAGATTAAGTACAAAGACTTCCACGCTCTCTACCCCTTCTTCTTTAACCCTAAAATTCCTTTCTCGTTTTCTCAGAAATGATACGGATTATTTAATGTGCAAAGTATGAGATTTCCTGAGAGAGCCAATACTCTATAAAGCATAGATAAGATGACTTCATCACACTAAGTAAATAGAATGTTGCTGTGGCTCTTACTGAAGAAATCAACATCAAGTCAGGGATTTGAGTCTTTTCTAGTAACAAGTATGTACTTGGATTTTGAGTAATGGACTAGGTAAGGAATAGAAAAAGGTGACTTCTTGAATGCTTACCATGCTTGACAGGCATAACACACATTTAACATCTTTTCAGATAATCTCATGAGAAAATGATAACCCTGttgtacagaagagaaaacttagGCTCAGAGAGAACAAGCAGGTGGCCCTGAGACTCAGCTCATGAAGTGGCCGAGGCAGGTGTGAACCCAGCTCCTTTTACTCCTGTAAGCACTCTTTCCACCATACTGCCTTTATATGTGATTGTTCTCAAAGCTGGGTGCTGCCATGTTCCAACACTTTCATCCACTGAGAGAACGTAGACAGATCTTTAATATACTTGCAGGTGAACATTGTCAGCCGTTACGAAGCGCTATCCAATACGCTGCCCTAGATGGCTCCAGTTCTGCCCTTGTTTAATCGGTGTTTTAAGATGTAACTGTTGAAATTTCTCTTGGGCTGTTTTCTGATCAGTTAATAAATAATTTCAACAATGAATTCttaataaaaagagacaaagtacAAACAAAGCAGTGTAGTCTGCTCGTTATAGCAAGTTAGATGCTAATTGTGGCTTCTGACTGTACCGCCAGCTTTGGTAGCATATTGCCTAACTTATAATAAATagtcaaaatatatttaactgaCTGATTTTTGGTCCTAGCTTTTTCTATACAAAGTAGTTCTAACCTCAGCAATAAGTGGACTGGGACTTAACACTGATGGATATGATCAGATTTGAAAACCCTTCAGGATGTGGTCACAGGAAACCCTGTTGAGGTGATTTTGCTGCTGCTTGTATCAAACTGCCATGTGACCAGTGGGAGACACCTGGCAACAGTCAGTTCATTTGCAAGTTAGCAATAACAGtgtctacttcatagggttgttttgGGGATTGGAAGGTTATGCAACCAGCTGCCTGGCCACAGGACCAACTATCAAAAAAGGTGACTATTATTACTTAATGTGATGTTGAATTATAGTATTCCTTTGGTTCATATTCTTCATATCCCTTGTTTATGCCTGAAATGTGAAAGGTCTTAGAAAGAAGTATATTCTGGAATCTTCTCATATTTGCATCTCTAGAAAAGAATCACTTACATAGTACTAAAGTAATATCCAGTACTAACAGCTTACTCTGTGCCCAGCACTCTTTTGAGAGTTTTTATGTTTATGGactcacttcatcctcacagcaGTCTTCTGAAAATGGGCATTCGCattacccctattttacagtTGATGAAACAGATAGAGTTTcagtaacttgccaaaggtcgGTCATGTGGCTGTTAGGTAGCAAAGCCAGAGTTGAACCCCAGCAGTGTGTGCCAGAATCCATGCTTCACTGCTGCAGTAAACGTAGCCAGACTTAATAGTCTTGTTTTTCTGATCTGTGCCTTTTCCTATGTAAGAAAACCCTTTCCTGTTTTTTCAGTACTGTCTTCTAAAAggtttaaaatttgcttttcacATTTGCAGTTTAGTTGTTTGCCTAGAGTGAAGTGGAAATCTAATTTTGTGTTGTTATATGTGGATAGCCTAATATGTTGTCAGAGGCCATTGGAAAAGAGAACTTTTGAGTTGGTACGTTCACAACTCATGGCTAAGTCAGGCCTTTCCAGTACTAAGTGTTCAGGCCACCAACGTCTTTGTTCCCAGCTCAAAAGATACCGAGGGAGTCATCACAGCCCCTATCCTGTAATTCTGTAGTTCATTACATCTTTCTCTTtgctcctctccctctccccacctgtcctctcccagtttctccctctcttctctctctccttcccttttaagaatagtgcctggcaaaATCGGGAGGCATCACTGAGTAATCCAGTGATTCGTGGTTTCAAGTGCTAAACTACCCTCCTGCTGAAGCTGTGGGTTCGTTCTCTTTCTCAAGGCTGAGGACGACAGGTTCTGTCAGCTGCCCTTTTGCAGGCACGTTGGTGATTGTCAGTGGCAGTCACACACTGGAAGGACATAGTGTGACTGAACAGTCCAGGTAGGACATAAGGCAGAGTAGACAAtctggtttatttctttatttactgtGTAGGGAAATAAAATCACATCTAAACTGTGATCACTTGTAAATGATTGAAACTTTGTTttcgttttggtttttttcaattttagagaTGTAATCAAGCTTTGATTTTAGTCCCAAACCCATCTTTTTCAGCAGAATAATCAGTTTGTATCCTTCCACAGTAACAGCTAAACTTGATTTCCATATCAACTCTTCTTTAGACAACAGAATGCGTGTAAGTTGGTAGTCAAATTAATAACAAAGAACCTAAGAAAAATAGACCCTGCATAGACTTGTAGTCTTAGATCTAGTGGTATTTcctatttgttttccttttatattgTCATAGACTTTGAGCTATTAGACATAAATGCACAATCAGGTTTATATTACATGCTATAGTTACAGGATTTGAAACCCCATTCACAAAGAAGATCGCACAGTGGGGACTCTGTACAGCCCAAGAGACTGAACCTAAGGCCCTGAGGGGAGTGCACGTCCAGGAGATTCCGTTGCATTTCTTGGCAACTTGGTTACCTGGAACCCTGGCTCGTCCTCCCTTCTGCTGCTTTTCCCTCTGGCCCTTTCGTGGCTTGTTAGCGTGGACCTAAAGATGAACAGGGCAGATGGAGAAGTGACACGAAACAGTTACTGTGCTAGTCCCTAATGATTctgcatgttctttttcattcgtGGAGGATAATGTCATTTTTGTTActcatttcagttttaaattattttttgcttttatttaagtGTATAGTATTTctcatttgttcatctagaaggaaaataatattgtTTCTGTTCACATCAATAGTAATATACTGAACCCAGTAATGAACTAGATGTGTTTTAGAGTTAAAGATCAACATAACCCCTGCTCAGACCTCTGAGGAGTTTCAGCcaagatgaaaaaaagagaatacgTCTCTAGACTGACAGCATTTCATGAATATTTCAGATTTGGTGTATATTGTCAGTACAGAATGTAATTCAACCTTTTAAAACATGAGAGTAACCTATATACAATTCTTTCTAGCAAATTGCTACTGGTGACAAATTAGGGATGGGAACCAAGGAAAAGAGTGTGCTCTTAATCTCCAGGGTGGTAAACTTATAACCTGTCACTcttactgagaatttttattaCCCTGAAgtggttattttattatttatttctcttactgCTCAGTCAAGAGCAGTTTCTAAAGCCTTCTTGCATGAGCCCTCCTCTGATTCACCACCACAAGCCACACCTTCCTGAAGGACTTTTTTCTCCTGAGTTAGGGAAACATGACCTCCCCTTAGCTTTGGCTAATGGCTTTGAAGTTTAATAGTTTAAGTTTTCAGATCTGAacagtttgtctttttcttcagttCCCTGAAGTGATTGCTGACCCACACCAGAGGATGGTCATTGTATGTGTTTTGGAGTCCCTTgcctaataaaaatgttttactgGATGGAGCACACAAAACTTAAGCATCAGAAGGCCTGAACTTAGTCATTGACTTTTTAATTGCTTACCTCTTACTATCCCTGTCCCTTACTGTTCATGTTATCTTGCCCAAGTTTATCACAGTTACTTGTGTTTGGGATTTTACTCTCAAGAGCATACCACATTCTTCCTTGCCACTCTCAGCAGTACTGTCCCATTCTTACCTTCCCCTGTCTCCAGCTACCAGTTACGTGTCCGTATTAGAACAGGGAATGATGTCATCGCCGTTGACATGATTTGGATAAAAAGACACTGTGataaaagttgaatttttataTCTAGCCACTAAAATTACCTATTCTTGCCAACATTTTCAGATGACCGTGATCTGAGAGCATAGATTGGAATACAGTGATGTCTGAATACTAAAGTGATTTTCATATAATTAAACTGAAATGCGGCTGTGCCTTGTTGTACATAGATATGCTTCTAaacaaaagtgtgtgtggaaaatgTTTGTGAATTAATTCATGCTTTAAACCCACTAGGGGAGCTgtgttatttaaagaaatactgtAATAAATACTCTAGCAAAGGAAGAAAACCCTCAGTTTACATCTTGTGCAAATCGTTTTTTCATGTATGTGTTTTACTTAAAGCagagtatatacatgtatgaggACAGTATCTAAAAGGGAGCAGGGGCTTGTACAGGACAGGAGGAATTAGGTCAGCCGTCTGTGCTGAGATCTTAGAGTAGGTAAATTTTCAATACATTTTGGCCCATCGATTCTAGAGAGTGTCCTCTTGGGCTGCTTCTGACATCCACTTCTTGTTTTTATGCTAGATTGAGCGGTTGGAAGTAGGCAGCCTCGCCCAGACTTCCAGTGCAGTGGCCTCCAGCACCGATGGCAGCATCCACACAGACTCTGTGGATGGAACGCCAGACCCTCAGCGCACAAAGGCTGCTATTGCTCACCTGCAGCAGAAGATCCTGAAGCTCACAGAGCAGATCAAGATCGCGCAGACAGCCCGGGACGACAACGTTGCTGAGTACCTGAAGCTTGCCAACAGTGCAGACAAGCAGCAGGCTGCCCGTATCAAGCAGGTCTTTGAAAAGAAGAACCAGAAATCTGCCCAAACCATCCTCCAGCTCCAAAAGAAGCTTGAGCACTACCACAGAAAGCTCCGAGAGGTGGAGCAGAATGGGATCCCCCGGCAGCCAAAGGACGTCTTCAGGGACATGCACCAGGGTCTGAAGGATGTGGGAGCGAAGGTGACCGGCTTCAGTGAAGGTGTAGTGGACAGTGTCAAAGGTGGACTTTCCAGCTTCTCCCAGGCGACCCATTCAGCAGCAGGGGCTGTGGTTTCAAAGCCCAGAGAGATCGCCTCACTAATTCGGAATAAGTTTGGCAGTGCAGACAATATCCCTAACCTGAAGGACTCTTTAGAGGAAGGACAAGTGGATGATGGGGGGAAGGCTTTGGGAGTGATTTCAAACTTTCAGTCGAGCCCCAAATATGGTAGTGAGGAAGATTGTTCTAGTGCCACCTCAGGCTCAGTGGGAGCCAACAGTACCACTGGAGGCATCGCTGTAGGAGCGTCCAGCTCCAAAACAAACACCCTGGACATGCAGAGCTCAGGATTCGATGCACTACTGCATGAGATCCAGGAGATCCGGGAAACCCAGGCCAGACTGGAGGAATCCTTTGAGACCCTCAAGGAACATTATCAGAGGGACTATTCATTAATAATGCAGGCCTTACAGGAGGAGCGATATAGGTAAGTTATATGGAATTAAAATCCTAAATTACTTGTTTCGAGCTCCCCTCCCTTTGGATACTGGGGAGTGGCTTTAAAAGGCCTTTGTAGAGTGTCTTTCTCTGGAGTATTCAGAGCATGGGTATATGATGTTCTCATGAGTTCTTACCATAGAGAGCAAAATAGAGGCACGGCAAAGTTACATGTCTCCCAGGATCACACCCCAAAGGAGTGTTTTAGTCAGGGAGCGAGGATGCCTGGAGCCCTCCAGTCTTCGGCTTTCAGGCGAGGCCCAGGCGTCTAAGGCATTCCACCTGTTTACCTGTAATCACAGAGCCACAAACCACTGCAGCCTGTAGTTAAAACATGCTGACATCAGCACATCTGCAGCCCTCTGAACTCTGTGGAAACATACAAAATCTATGAGCCTTGTAGATATTTGAGTTTAGACACACTTATCTGGTCAGTTCACACAGAAAGGTTAGACTGAAAATCAATCCAGATCAGCATGTCTGTTACCTGTATTATGAATTGGCAGATGTTTGAATGCTAGTGGACTTAAACATGAAATGGCTCTACAGTCGTTCAGAAATTCTCTCAAAGGACTAAATGCTTTGAGCCATGATCTGTGCTAAAGGCAGGAGCTTGTCTCTTCTCTGCGTTTCGTGCTGCACACTGTACCGGTAGTAAGCCCTTAGTTGTACTCCAAATGTATGTCCTTGCCCATTGTTTCCATCACATGCAGAAAAAAATAGTCCACGTGGAGTACTCATTCAGACCCCGCTTTGTCAGCCAGAGACCAGAGACAGGCCACCTCAGTGATACCCACTAAGGGCCAGTGCTACAGGAGCCACGGGTTAGGCCTTGAaagacctgggttctggtcctgacCCAATTACTAGCTAGAGGATTCTGAAgcttttttaaagactttccttTGGGGCAGGGGGGATTAGGTTTCATTTATGcgtttactatttttttttaatggcggtactggggattgaacccaggacctcgtgcgtgttaagcatgtgctcttccaaTGAGCTATATATATCCTTCCCCCTCCAGTTACTAACTAGAGAGCTAGAGGGAATCCTCAGTAGTTCTGCAATATTATCAAGGGTTGACCAGATGAACTCTTAAGGTCCCTTtacctcttttttgtttttagtaatttttttaagtttgtttttatgaGATAATCTCAGGGCCTGAAATAAACTGTTCATGCGTATCAGTTACCTCTGAGAGGAGTTAAAGCAGCAAGCTCTTTTCAGATGGTGAAGATGCTAATCAGTCATTCAGTCTTACCTCTTATCTTCACTCTTCTGTCCTTAAATTCTGACTTAAGACtttaagggagaagaaaagagaagtgagTGTGGGAGataaatgaaattctaaaatCAAGTACATTACTATTcttatttcagtgttttatatattctttaatataCTTAGAAGACAGTATCTAAAGCAGTGACAACCTAACAAATACTCAGatgtattctaaaaataaaacacctgGTCCCGTGTGCCGCCTAACTCCCAGGTTCAAATTCTAGTTCTGCCACTTACAAATCTTGAAAACTGGgaaagtttcttaacttctcttgCTTTCCTCATCTCTAATACAGCCCTTCATAAGGTTATTGTGACATTTAAAGGAAGTAATTTATGTAAAGCACatagctcagtgcctggccctGTAAGTGCCTGATTGATGGTAGGGAGCAGCTGCTACTGCTGCTATGAAAATACCCACCACGGAACAGGGAGAACTGGGTGTTCCACAGTCAGTTGctcagaaaaacaactgcctgcTTTGACccctttattttgaaagaatagcAGAacattccagtttttaaattcttCCAGAGCCTAAAATTCGTATAGTTTAAGTCATCAAGTCAGATGTAGgccagagggagaaaggaaggaaaaacaggtCTCCCAAGGCCCACCTTTgtatccatttaaaattattcacaGACAGGACAGAACTTTAGCTCCTCATTATCACTTCATTAAAAGAATCAAGTCCAAGCCGCTTATGATGTAATGAGAAGTGCATTTCTTTCACTTCACTTTGGGTTCTCTGTAGTACGTGAGTGATTAGTTTTATGGAATGAAGAGAGAATAAAGGAAACTGGTGAATTTTCAAAAACAGGGGGTTGAGGGGAAGGCATAATATAATATGTAATCTGACTTTTGTTAAATCACTGCAACTTGAGAATGGTCTTTCCTTaaaacagaatctttttttttttttttaagtctttttccccccaagaaaAGCAGTTGAAAAGTCACAACTGTTTTACTCAACTATTTCATTGCACCAATATTTCCATATATAAAGCAGTTAGAGATTTCTCCTCCATTACGTATGTCTTTacacaa harbors:
- the TMCC1 gene encoding transmembrane and coiled-coil domains protein 1 isoform X5; the encoded protein is MVQRFSLRRQLSKIERLEVGSLAQTSSAVASSTDGSIHTDSVDGTPDPQRTKAAIAHLQQKILKLTEQIKIAQTARDDNVAEYLKLANSADKQQAARIKQVFEKKNQKSAQTILQLQKKLEHYHRKLREVEQNGIPRQPKDVFRDMHQGLKDVGAKVTGFSEGVVDSVKGGLSSFSQATHSAAGAVVSKPREIASLIRNKFGSADNIPNLKDSLEEGQVDDGGKALGVISNFQSSPKYGSEEDCSSATSGSVGANSTTGGIAVGASSSKTNTLDMQSSGFDALLHEIQEIRETQARLEESFETLKEHYQRDYSLIMQALQEERYRCERLEEQLNDLTELHQNEILNLKQELASMEEKIAYQSYERARDIQEALEACQTRISKMELQQQQQQVVQLEGLENATARNLLGKLINILLALMAVLLVFVSTVANCVVPLMKTRNRTFSTLFLVVFIAFLWKHWDALFSYVERFFSSPR
- the TMCC1 gene encoding transmembrane and coiled-coil domains protein 1 isoform X6 encodes the protein MEPSLSSETIERLEVGSLAQTSSAVASSTDGSIHTDSVDGTPDPQRTKAAIAHLQQKILKLTEQIKIAQTARDDNVAEYLKLANSADKQQAARIKQVFEKKNQKSAQTILQLQKKLEHYHRKLREVEQNGIPRQPKDVFRDMHQGLKDVGAKVTGFSEGVVDSVKGGLSSFSQATHSAAGAVVSKPREIASLIRNKFGSADNIPNLKDSLEEGQVDDGGKALGVISNFQSSPKYGSEEDCSSATSGSVGANSTTGGIAVGASSSKTNTLDMQSSGFDALLHEIQEIRETQARLEESFETLKEHYQRDYSLIMQALQEERYRCERLEEQLNDLTELHQNEILNLKQELASMEEKIAYQSYERARDIQEALEACQTRISKMELQQQQQQVVQLEGLENATARNLLGKLINILLALMAVLLVFVSTVANCVVPLMKTRNRTFSTLFLVVFIAFLWKHWDALFSYVERFFSSPR
- the TMCC1 gene encoding transmembrane and coiled-coil domains protein 1 isoform X2, translated to MEPSGSEQLFEDPDPGGRSQDAEARKQTESEQKLSKMTHNALENINVIGQGLKHLFQHQRRRSSVSPHDVQQIQADPEPEMDLESQNACAEIDGVPTHPTALNRVLQQIRVPPKMKRGTSLHSRRGKPEAPKGSPQINRKSGQEMATVMQSGRPRSSSTTDAPTSSAMMEIACAAAAAAACLPGDEASAERIERLEVGSLAQTSSAVASSTDGSIHTDSVDGTPDPQRTKAAIAHLQQKILKLTEQIKIAQTARDDNVAEYLKLANSADKQQAARIKQVFEKKNQKSAQTILQLQKKLEHYHRKLREVEQNGIPRQPKDVFRDMHQGLKDVGAKVTGFSEGVVDSVKGGLSSFSQATHSAAGAVVSKPREIASLIRNKFGSADNIPNLKDSLEEGQVDDGGKALGVISNFQSSPKYGSEEDCSSATSGSVGANSTTGGIAVGASSSKTNTLDMQSSGFDALLHEIQEIRETQARLEESFETLKEHYQRDYSLIMQALQEERYRCERLEEQLNDLTELHQNEILNLKQELASMEEKIAYQSYERARDIQKKKRMKCWHLPQCGCILKTWCAEEETSHKGPRIV
- the TMCC1 gene encoding transmembrane and coiled-coil domains protein 1 isoform X4, producing the protein MLMWCGCTCLFCERHFSEAVKIERLEVGSLAQTSSAVASSTDGSIHTDSVDGTPDPQRTKAAIAHLQQKILKLTEQIKIAQTARDDNVAEYLKLANSADKQQAARIKQVFEKKNQKSAQTILQLQKKLEHYHRKLREVEQNGIPRQPKDVFRDMHQGLKDVGAKVTGFSEGVVDSVKGGLSSFSQATHSAAGAVVSKPREIASLIRNKFGSADNIPNLKDSLEEGQVDDGGKALGVISNFQSSPKYGSEEDCSSATSGSVGANSTTGGIAVGASSSKTNTLDMQSSGFDALLHEIQEIRETQARLEESFETLKEHYQRDYSLIMQALQEERYRCERLEEQLNDLTELHQNEILNLKQELASMEEKIAYQSYERARDIQEALEACQTRISKMELQQQQQQVVQLEGLENATARNLLGKLINILLALMAVLLVFVSTVANCVVPLMKTRNRTFSTLFLVVFIAFLWKHWDALFSYVERFFSSPR
- the TMCC1 gene encoding transmembrane and coiled-coil domains protein 1 isoform X3, encoding MKRGTSLHSRRGKPEAPKGSPQINRKSGQEMATVMQSGRPRSSSTTDAPTSSAMMEIACAAAAAAACLPGDEASAERIERLEVGSLAQTSSAVASSTDGSIHTDSVDGTPDPQRTKAAIAHLQQKILKLTEQIKIAQTARDDNVAEYLKLANSADKQQAARIKQVFEKKNQKSAQTILQLQKKLEHYHRKLREVEQNGIPRQPKDVFRDMHQGLKDVGAKVTGFSEGVVDSVKGGLSSFSQATHSAAGAVVSKPREIASLIRNKFGSADNIPNLKDSLEEGQVDDGGKALGVISNFQSSPKYGSEEDCSSATSGSVGANSTTGGIAVGASSSKTNTLDMQSSGFDALLHEIQEIRETQARLEESFETLKEHYQRDYSLIMQALQEERYRCERLEEQLNDLTELHQNEILNLKQELASMEEKIAYQSYERARDIQEALEACQTRISKMELQQQQQQVVQLEGLENATARNLLGKLINILLALMAVLLVFVSTVANCVVPLMKTRNRTFSTLFLVVFIAFLWKHWDALFSYVERFFSSPR